Genomic DNA from Coffea arabica cultivar ET-39 chromosome 7e, Coffea Arabica ET-39 HiFi, whole genome shotgun sequence:
ataagtaagattATTTACACTCTATTTTTGTTATTCACACTTCAATAAATAGAAGGTAACTGGGAGGTTTCGAGGATGCAGTAGAATTGGGGAGTTGGAAGTTTTGCAGTGCAGCTTCAGAACAGAAATCCTTCCAGAAATGAAAGGGGATAGTCGATACATGGTGAAGTTGAAGGATTTGAGCAGCTTTGCACATCGTAAAGTTAATCTTGTGGGCCTTGTGGTTGAGTTCTCCGTTCCCAGGAGGACCAACGGGACTggtggggttctttcttctgTATTTGTGTGgggttttttcttcttctttgataTATGTACATAAAATGATATTAAGCAGAGGTGGCTGGGTTTGAACTTGTAATTGGCAGATTATTGTACGGTTCTGAAGATCATAGACCAATCTCAACAAACTCCAGAGGTGACTGTTAATGTGTTCATGAGAAACATTGATGGGCTTCCCCACCTTCGTTCCCACAAAGATATCATCCTCCTCTGCAGTTTCAAGGTATAGTGCTACAACTAAGTTGCTAGGTTTTAACAGGCGAATAAAACTGCTTGGTGAATAACCTCATATTTTGATCCCGCCTCttcttctttcatttcttttcgcAAATACAGGTGGAATTCTATAACCAAAATTATACTGCTGTTTACGACCACAAGGCCTCCTCTTTTGCGCTGTTTGACGGGAGAATTACAAATGACTTCACGCCATATCAAGTTTCTCCGTCATTTTACTCTCTACATTCTGATAAACATTTTGTTAGACGTATGAGGAATTGGTCCCAGATTACTCCTTTTGATGCTGGTATTTACAAAACCGGAGTTCTTGTTTTTACATCTTCACTTTTCGAGTTTCAAACTGTTTTGGCCTTTGCTGTCGCCTGTCAGCATGCTCACGTTTGCTGGTTGAATTGAAACAATTTGCTCTGACCTAGACTTGCTTACTATCTGTGTTTTTATTGTTTGTAAGTTGTAACAACGCATCCATCTTCTCAGGGAGCCTACAGTTGCTTACCCAGTGTACAACTTAATTTTTGCTTTccaaacatatatatttttttaaaaaaatcttccTATTAATTTTTGATCCGTGATTATGCTGAAAATTCTAGAATCTATATGTTACGAACTCATAAAAGACGCAAATCATCTCGAGATCTCGAAATGCCTCAGGAAAGAACTGCATGGCAGCTTTACATTTTGCAATTACTTGCTTTCCGAATCTTAAAATGTGCTTGGGTCAACCAGTATCCTTTCTATGAATATAAACGTCTTTCCAATTGTATGATGCTGGATGACATATCTAGAGATTCCATCTCTTAATATCTGTTTGACATTCAAGTTTACTCTGATGACTTAAGGAACCAGTGATTATGCTGTGCTGCTGAAAGATATCAAAGGGCATGAATTTATTGATCTTGTGTGCATGGtaatttataatataaatttgttTCCTTTGCTATGGAATTTTTAACAATATCGTTTTTTTAAACTTCTAATTGTTTGGATTGAAGGTTCTCCATCTGTGTGAAATATCTAATGACAAATGGATGCTATTTGTGTGGGATGGAACTGATGCTCCCGCCCTTCACTTAGAAAAAGAGTAAGTTTTTGCCACCGTCACTTCATGTTAAATGTTCCTGGTGATCTCACTGCATAACGCCTTAAAGCAGAGTGAAATGCCAAAAGAACAAACTTAAAATCTAAGAAGAATGTTTGTTCGCCCTCTTCTCTATAATTTTCTATATTTCCATGGCGTTACTCTAAACTCTCAAGTGTTTAAAATTGTACCTAGATGTTTTCATCATATGTGAGCTACTAATAACGTTACTACTGGTTGAAAAAGTTGCGAATAAGTGCAGATAAGATTCAAACTGGAATGCAGTAACCCTATTCCCTCCATCACGGCTTCATGACAAAACAAACAAACTGAATAgagcaggaaaaaaaaaaggaaaggaagtaagagtgaaagaagaaaaaaaggaagtagCTGAAAGGAATTCCTGCCATTTGGTGATgtttagtttaattcattcatAAACATAAGTAATAAAAGAAGCTTTTTGGTAACTCCCATTGGTATGGAAATTCATGTTTGGTATTTTTGTTGATGCATTGAGCTTTTATCCTGTATAAACCTGTCCTGCTTTATAATTGGCAGTCAGtttcatttttaaattctttttaccACAAGGTTTCAATTTGGGGTAATCTCATTGAAAGGCAAAACTAAAAGCAGGGCCTAATGGCATATGTATTGCAGGGTTGGAGCTGACAAGTTGCCTTTACAATTGGAGCAAACTGGTTTGCCTCCAAATGTTTTAAATAATTTCCCTCGTCTTGGCACTGTATTGAGGGTTATGATTGATGAAAAATACGAGCATTTTGGTAACCATTTCAAAATTGTAAGAGATTGGGTTAGAATCCGTAATCTTCACTGCAGGACTGTTTCGGGCTTGTGGGAAGGTGTTTTGACTCCTCAAACCAAAATTCGACACTTGTCCAGGAATGACAATAGTGTTGTTGGACATTTGAGGTATCTCCTATTGTTGTTAATTCTGAGAAATGTCAATCAAAGGTGCTCAAGATTTTTCGTTTTCCATATGGTAGAAGTTGCTTTGTTTGCAGTTATTGAGCTTCACTATATTATTCCTGTGGGTCTCGTGAGGCAGGGACTATAAGGAGAGAATTGCACGACAAGGTTGCTTGCCTTCCTGTATTAGTCCCACATCTAATTTTTTGACTGGTATTTCATGTTATTTCCATTTCCCTAGTATTAAAAAGTTTTAGCAGTTATGATGCACTTATTATGCAAAGCGATAGGACGATATCTTGGcattgaaattatttattttttctcagAGGTACCAAATTTTGAGCAAGCTCGTTGTACTACATTAATGGAACTTCTCACGTCACCTCTggtgattttattttatttttctgtacCATGATTATCATTTTACTGTGTTTGACTAGACGTACCTTTTAACTTTGGAATTTCCAGCAAATGCTGTCTGTGCACTTTTGTAGTGAAACTGAAGCTCATTTCCTTGTGCAGGTTCGTGGTATGTTCAAGTGTGTCGTCCGTTTCCTAGCAGTTCTTCCGGCAGAAGTTGAATGCTTCAGATCGCCCACTGGCAGCTATAGGATGAGAATTACCCTGGAGGATCCTACAGCAAGAATACATGCACTTCTGCAAAGTGGAGATGCGGTAGGAttagtttcttttcttatgCTTTGAAATACTTAGCTATTTAAATCACATTTCAATTTATTCTGGGGAATTCCGCGTTTTTGAGTTGGCCAGGATGAATTCTTTGGTGATGAGCTAGACATTGATGCACTTGCTGTCAAGATGAACAGATTGCTCGGCATGTCTGAATCAGATAACACATGGCGGAATCCTCCATGGAGTGTATGTTGTATTGGATTTCATTCCTCGAATGAAAATGATCTTTGGGGAAGTAGGCACTTTCATATATGTAACACTAGACTTGTTACGTGATACTATAACTGCATTTAAGGATAGCCAGtcattagggttttgaatcaTACTCTAGAGTCTAGACTAAAGGGTTTGCTCCTGCAATAGATGTAGTGGTTATTATGTATTGTTTGATTGTCCAGCATTCGATTTACTCGTGGCCTTTGAATGATTCCTCTTTGTGGTGGTAGCCGCTAGCCAGGAAGCAAGAATGCAAGTGAAGATGTTGTGCGTGTTTAGAGTTGTATGTATATGATTAAGCGTCCCCCGTTGGGGACAGGCAGGCAGTAGATAAAATAACTAAGCAATTTTTCCATAGAAAGAAGTCCAAAGGGAGAGAAACAGTTTAAAACTTTTATAAGGTTTtgttaggaaaagaaaagaaaaaaagggatttTACTCCCCTAGAAATTAATAAGTTCCACTAATAATCTGGACATTCATTCGGAAAGGGGGAGCAGGTGCCAGTTTTGCCTCCGATAGCTCACATCCTGCTACTACATGTCGGAGGATGTATTTCAGACCCCCAGAAAGAACCAGAAGCTTTAtgtcatattaaaaaaaagtagaagaaaaatgtaaaaaaagaTGTGCTAAGTTATTTGAAAGTCAACGGCAGGAAAAGGAAATGGCGGAAAATAGTTGCCATGAGTACGGGCTGTGGTGGCAAAGAAGTCTACGTCCCTCCTCCACTCCCCTGGTTCCATGAATCATACTATATATCAACAGACTAGTCTATAGTCTATAGTCTATACtactgtgaaaaaaaaaaagtagtctCTTCCTTATCTGATGATTTGAAAATCCCAAATTCATTCCGGAGTCCATCATTTCATTCCCTTCCCTCCATGGCTTATATTCCTCTATCTTCTTCCCTCAATCTCCCCGCAGCAAAAGTTTCGCCTCTCACTCGCAGCTTTCGTGTTACTACTGCTAGTACCGTTGGCAGTAAAGAAAACCTCGCGGTGTCGTTCAGTTTGTCCTCCCTTCGCCCTAGACCGCCCAAGATTCACCGGATATTTAGATTAACGGTATCCGGAGCTGCCTCTGTTGTATTTCGAAATCTCGACGCCGATGATTTTAGGCATCCTCTCGACAGACAGGTATGTCATGGAGATGTACTCTTTCTTCTTTGTTAATCGTCTTTTATCCCACTCCCACTTATTGTCGGTGATCTATTGAGTTCCTCCCAAGTGTTTACTAGGCTTTGCGTTTTTTCTCTGCATCAGAATACTCTGCTTCTGAGAGCCGTTCCCGGTTTAAATGATATTGGAAAAGCATTGCTAGGTgctccttattcaccattcctGGTTTCACTTTATGATTTCGTTCTTCATGTGCTGATTTTCGCTTACGAGTACTATTAGTTAACAATCATCTACGGAACTGTTGCTGGAAGCTAGTTTGACTGCGTGAAACTGCAGGAACCGTCACAGAGCAGGTCATGCTTTTGGAGAACATTGGTACCTCAGTTCTTGTTACGGAGAATCAGgtcattttttctctttcaggAATCCATTTTCCTCCACGTGTTCAAGGAAGACTGACTATTTTCTTACACgaaattgtttcctttccaATCTTGATGCCGTTCGAAaaaaaactttggaaatcatGCGCTGTATGGATTTTGTTGAAGCCCATTGATGTGCTGCAACTGCTTTACCCTGTCATGGTCCCATTTCCTGGAtgctttttgactttttacctTCGCTCTTTAACTGTTGAAAGGTGACAATTGATATTTCATGCAAGTAGGCGCTCTACTCTCCTGTGTCCGACTATGTCTTTGTTTAAACGATAGGCTGCTTCCTTGTTTTACTGGATTTGATGTGACCTTAGTCATTTGTCTTGCATTAACATGTATTTCCTGTTTGTTGTTCTTAGTTTTACATGCAGAAGAATGCCATTAGCTGCGTTTCAAATTAACTCTTTAGAAAACTAAGTTGCCTAAAGGAAGAAGATTCTCTTTAACTTGTTTTCAATTGCCTAATTTGAGTGTTGTGTGTTGTAACAGCTCCCAGAACTTCATTCTTTAATGATTCAGGCCTCCCACATTTTGAACATCGAGTCTCCTGACTTGTATGTGCGTCAGAGTCCCATCCCCAATGCTTACACGCTGGCTATCAGTGGTAAAAAACCATTTATTGTGGTTCACACAAGCCTTGTGGAGCTTCTCACTCGAAGGGAGTTGCAGGTTTTCGTTATATTCTTTTTCTACAGTCACGCACATCACATCGCACACCTTATGGGTCTTTCTACCTTTGCTGGCGTATCAAAATATGTTTTATATGTGCTTTAAGCTGAATATTCCAGTTCTATGACAGGAACTCAATGATGTgatgttctttttctttttcttttcttcgattTAGTTTTAAGCAATTTTTCCGTGCATATGCAATCACTCATTCAGTCACTAACTTACTCAATTAGATTGCTGACAACATTTCTTGGAATGGAATATTTAGGCTGTTTTGGCTCATGAATTGGGTCATCTGAAATGTGACCATGGTGTTTGGCTGACATTTGCTAATATTCTAACGCTTGGAGCATACAGTCTTCCAGGTACACAATTTTTATTTAAGAGATTTGACGGGTACACAAGTAGATTAGGCAGTATGATCAGATATAGGAAGCATGGTACCTACTGTTGTTTTTTCTGATTTGTGCTGTTTTGTGGTTGATAGATGTGATAATCATAACcagttaattatttttattgtgcTAATTTGAGATCAGGCGATCTTATTTGTCTGTCATGCTTCCTGTGTGTGAATGGGAGCTGGCATCTCCATTACTGGTTATGGACAAATTTTGCCTTTTGTATCAGTTATCTGGGCTATCTACCGGATGTCATGTCGAGGAGAAACTAGATGCTTACTTTTTTTCTGATCAGGTTTGGACTCTAAAAATAAaggagtttgtttggattgaagattatttgggacaaaattttcctaattttttgtaAGATGTGATGTAATAAAAATGTGTTTGAAAAAGTAAAGAGTTGGTCAGAAAACGCATTTAGAGAatctttagaaaattattggTCAAATGATATGTAtcaaacaaaccaaataataCCACCATTTACAGGTCTTGGTGGTTTAATTGCCCAAAGATTAGAAGAACAGCTTCTGCGCTGGCTTCGAGCTGCAGAACTTACATGTGATCGTGCAGCGCTTCTTGTTGCTCAAGATCCAAAGGTATAGAGATTTGGAAACAACCTTATTTGGGTGATTGGCCTAAATCATGGAATTAACTTGTTATTATATC
This window encodes:
- the LOC113722894 gene encoding protection of telomeres protein 1b isoform X1, translating into MKGDSRYMVKLKDLSSFAHRKVNLVGLVVEFSVPRRTNGTDYCTVLKIIDQSQQTPEVTVNVFMRNIDGLPHLRSHKDIILLCSFKVEFYNQNYTAVYDHKASSFALFDGRITNDFTPYQVSPSFYSLHSDKHFVRRMRNWSQITPFDAGTSDYAVLLKDIKGHEFIDLVCMVLHLCEISNDKWMLFVWDGTDAPALHLEKEVGADKLPLQLEQTGLPPNVLNNFPRLGTVLRVMIDEKYEHFGNHFKIVRDWVRIRNLHCRTVSGLWEGVLTPQTKIRHLSRNDNSVVGHLRDYKERIARQGCLPSCISPTSNFLTEVPNFEQARCTTLMELLTSPLVRGMFKCVVRFLAVLPAEVECFRSPTGSYRMRITLEDPTARIHALLQSGDADEFFGDELDIDALAVKMNRLLGMSESDNTWRNPPWSVCCIGFHSSNENDLWGSRHFHICNTRLVT
- the LOC113722894 gene encoding protection of telomeres protein 1b isoform X2: MKGDSRYMVKLKDLSSFAHRKVNLVGLVVEFSVPRRTNGTDYCTVLKIIDQSQQTPEVTVNVFMRNIDGLPHLRSHKDIILLCSFKVEFYNQNYTAVYDHKASSFALFDGRITNDFTPYQVSPSFYSLHSDKHFVRRMRNWSQITPFDAGTSDYAVLLKDIKGHEFIDLVCMVLHLCEISNDKWMLFVWDGTDAPALHLEKEVGADKLPLQLEQTGLPPNVLNNFPRLGTVLRVMIDEKYEHFGNHFKIVRDWVRIRNLHCRTVSGLWEGVLTPQTKIRHLSRNDNSVVGHLRDYKERIARQEVPNFEQARCTTLMELLTSPLVRGMFKCVVRFLAVLPAEVECFRSPTGSYRMRITLEDPTARIHALLQSGDADEFFGDELDIDALAVKMNRLLGMSESDNTWRNPPWSVCCIGFHSSNENDLWGSRHFHICNTRLVT
- the LOC113722896 gene encoding plastoglobule-localized metallopeptidase 48, chloroplastic isoform X1 is translated as MAYIPLSSSLNLPAAKVSPLTRSFRVTTASTVGSKENLAVSFSLSSLRPRPPKIHRIFRLTVSGAASVVFRNLDADDFRHPLDRQNTLLLRAVPGLNDIGKALLGTVTEQVMLLENIGTSVLVTENQLPELHSLMIQASHILNIESPDLYVRQSPIPNAYTLAISGKKPFIVVHTSLVELLTRRELQAVLAHELGHLKCDHGVWLTFANILTLGAYSLPGLGGLIAQRLEEQLLRWLRAAELTCDRAALLVAQDPKVVISVLMKLAGGCPSLADQLNVDAFLEQARSYDKASSSPVGWYIRNAQTRQLSHPLPVLRAREIDEWSRSQEYKHLLTRAVVVNPMQRVAI
- the LOC113722896 gene encoding plastoglobule-localized metallopeptidase 48, chloroplastic isoform X2, whose amino-acid sequence is MAYIPLSSSLNLPAAKVSPLTRSFRVTTASTVGSKENLAVSFSLSSLRPRPPKIHRIFRLTVSGAASVVFRNLDADDFRHPLDRQNTLLLRAVPGLNDIGKALLGTVTEQVMLLENIGTSVLVTENQASHILNIESPDLYVRQSPIPNAYTLAISGKKPFIVVHTSLVELLTRRELQAVLAHELGHLKCDHGVWLTFANILTLGAYSLPGLGGLIAQRLEEQLLRWLRAAELTCDRAALLVAQDPKVVISVLMKLAGGCPSLADQLNVDAFLEQARSYDKASSSPVGWYIRNAQTRQLSHPLPVLRAREIDEWSRSQEYKHLLTRAVVVNPMQRVAI
- the LOC113722896 gene encoding plastoglobule-localized metallopeptidase 48, chloroplastic isoform X3, which codes for MAYIPLSSSLNLPAAKVSPLTRSFRVTTASTVGSKENLAVSFSLSSLRPRPPKIHRIFRLTVSGAASVVFRNLDADDFRHPLDRQNTLLLRAVPGLNDIGKALLGTVTEQVMLLENIGTSVLVTENQAVLAHELGHLKCDHGVWLTFANILTLGAYSLPGLGGLIAQRLEEQLLRWLRAAELTCDRAALLVAQDPKVVISVLMKLAGGCPSLADQLNVDAFLEQARSYDKASSSPVGWYIRNAQTRQLSHPLPVLRAREIDEWSRSQEYKHLLTRAVVVNPMQRVAI